The Candidatus Flexicrinis proximus sequence CAGTCCCGATGATTTGGTCTATGCGGAGGTGGCGCCATGACTCGGCAGATGAGTTGGATGGCCTTGATCGGCACCCTGATGATTGCGGCGGGCCTGGGCTTTGCCGTCGCCAACGAGTCCGGTCGGCAGGCTGCGGCTGCTGAAAGCCTTCAGGCTGCCATGGTCGCCGAAGGGACTGATCTCTACGCGCAGAACTGCGTGGCCTGCCACGGTCCGAACGGTGAGGGGATCGCGGCCTACCCGCCCCTGACCAACACCACCGCGATGGACGCTCAGGTGATTTTCAATACGGTCGAACGCGGGCGCTATAACACGGCGATGGCGGCCTTCGGCGTCGAGGAGGGCGGTATCCTGACCGGGATGCAGATCGAAAGTATCGTCGTCATGCTGCAGGCCGATACGTGGGACACCGTTGTGACGCGGGTGGCTGAACTTGGCAAAACGCCGCCGCAGATCGCCGTTGCCGAAATTCCGGCCGAAACCTTCGCGCTCGTGGAATCGCTGCCCGACGGAGCAATCCTCTCTGCCGGATTGACCGTCTATGCCGAGAATTGCGTCGCCTGTCACGGGGCAAACGGCGAAGGCTCGACGCTGGCCCCTGCGCTCAATACCGATGAACTGCGCATCCGTCTGAACGATGCCGATATCGCTCGGATCGTGCAGGAGGGCGTGCCGGGAACGCTGATGTCCTCGTGGGCAAACGCGTTGGACGCCAGTCAGCAGCAGGCAGTTGTTGCGTTCGTCAGCAGTTGGGGAGAATTGAACGGCCTGGGAATACGGTTGCCCGTGGTCGAGGCCGCGCCGCTGGATACCAGCCCGCAAGCGGTCGCCAACGGTCAGCGGCTGTTCAGCCTGCTCTGTACCCAGTGTCACGGCACGGGCGGCTACGGTTCGCCGATCGCCCCGGCCCTGAACAACCAGACATTCCTGAACCAGACCCCTGATGCCGCCATCCAGCAGATCATCGCCGGTGGCGTCACCGGGACGACCATGCCCTCGTGGGGCGGTTATCTGACCGACGCTGATATCGCCGCGATCACGGTCTATCTGCGCAGTCTGCAGCCGACCGCGCCAATCGTCGCGCCTGCACAACCTTAGCCGGGAGCATTCACGACCGCATCACGGCTCAAACTCGAAACCGGCTCGCCGCCACCCCGCGGCCTGCATGGGTTTCGAGTTTGGGCCGCTGGTGACTGCTGGCCGATGTTCCGCGCCGGACTCGGTGTTTTCCCAACCAGACCCATCTTTGCGGTCAGGCGCAGTGGTAAAATGAAATGCTCACTGTAAGACTGTATCGGGAACAGAGACCCGCAATGTCTATGCTCCAACGCCACCAGCACTACTCATTCACAGAACTTTATCAGGCGCTGGTTCTCGGCTTCCGGTCGATCAATGCCTTTAGACGTCAGGCGCTGGCCCCCCGTGCAGAGCGGTTGCTCGACCCGAAGTTTGTGGAACGTTTGATGCTGGCCGTCACCGAAGTGAATGGCTGCGCCGTGTGTTCCTACGCGTATACAAGGATGGCGTTACGGGAAGGGATACCCGCCGAAGAAGTCCAGGCTTTCATCAGCGGTGATCCGCGTTTCATCCGCGAAGACGAAGCCATTGCCATCGCATTCGCGCAGCATTACGCAGAGACCAAAGGCAAGGTCGACCGCCTTGCCTATGAGCGCCTCGTGGAGACCTACGGTCCCGCGAAGTCAAAAGTGATCGTCGCGGCCATTCAAATCATGATGATTGCCAATATCGTGGGCTTGCCCATCAGCGCTTTGTGGGCGCGCCTCAATGGACACCGCGAACCCGGCAGCAGCCTGCTTTATGAGTTGGGTTTGCCCTTCAGCGCGAACGTGCTGTGGATACCGTCGCTTTTCCACGCGCTGTTTAACCATTTAAGTCGTAAAGAGCAGCTCACCTTCATTTCAAATCAGACCTGACCCGTTCGCATCAGGACTGGCCATCTGACTATATCCGCTCCTTGAAGACCACACGCTGCTCTCGCCTCGTCATGATATCTTTCGTAGAGCGGATCGCCCACGCACCACGGATAGCAGCGCACCCTGTGTGTCTAGCATCCTGCCTGTGAAAGCCGACGCACGGCCACTATATCGCGCTTCTGTTCTATTTTGCGATGACCGTGAGAGTGCGGCCCGGGCCGCACTCTCACGCTGCTCGGTCGACAATGGGCGGCTTCTCTGCCGTGCTCGTCAGCAGGTCAGGGCTGGTGCTGCACTGTAAACAGCCGCGCTGCCAGTTCGCCTCGGCTGCCGACATCGACCTTCTCGAAGATCGCTTTCAAGTGATCCTGGACCGTGTGCTGCGAAATGTGCAGCCGCCCTGCAATCTCCTGGGTTGACCATCCGCGCAGGACGCACTGCGTCACTTCGCCTTCGCGTTTCGTGAGGGTATACGCCTGCATGATCAGCGGCGCGATCTCCGCCGGCTGTGCGATCTCGATGATCACGCTGATCAGCCTTTGCTCTCCCGCGCTCCGCAGCCGCGACGCATACAGCACCAGCCAATGTCCGGAACGGGTACGCAGCCGCACTTTCGGCGGGCTATCCGCTGACGCCAGCCCGCTCTCGACTGCCCTTAGCCCGGCGACCACATTGCGAACCGTGACCGGAAGCATCTGGCGGGGGGTGCCTTCCATCTCCGTCAGTTCCGACAGCCAGTATTCGGCGGCGGCGGTCGTCGCCACCACCGACAGGTCCTCTGCCAGCACCAGCACCCCCGGCCCGTCCACTGTCTTTGCGAGTGGGGCGCTGCTCAGGAGCACGGCTTTGCGCAGGCCGTCGGCAATATGCGGCACGAGCTGCGCCAAATACGCCGAGTCGGCGGCACTGTAGCCTTCCCTTGCCTGTTCGCGGTGCAGGCAAAGAGTTGCCCAGCACGCATCGTCGGTGACGAACACCGCGCGCAGCTCATCGCCCATCGCCAGCGGCCTGAGCATCTCCAGATAGCGCGGACTGCGGGCCAGATCGTAGCCGGTCGATTCGCTGAGGATGCCGACGGCCTGCCGTGTCCGGACCATCTCGCTGAACTTATTGAAATCGGTCTGCAGGAACTCGTTTTCGAGGAACACCGACATGCACCATGACGGGGGCGCCTCGGCCAGCACCGAACTCGTCCCCAGCTGTGTGGCCGGATCGGTGGTCGTGAAATAGGCATACTCGAAGGGGACGACCCCGCGCAGACACCGCAGCACTTCGGCGCGCAGGGTTCTGGTATCGAGCGCGCTGTGACACAGGCGCACAATTTCCAGCCGCGTGCGTTCGATGAGCTGTTCTCGCTTCATGGCGGCCCCTGAGGTCTCGCAGCCCGCCTGATCGCTGAGAAACGCCGGCGTGCTGTTCGCTAATGATTTGACGAAGTGTCGGCTCTGTCAAGCACCTCGCTATCTTTCCGGCTGAAGCACCTTCGTTTCCACCAACTCCCGGAACTGCCACTGAGGGCCGTGGATGAGCGTGCCGTTGACGCGCCCCCAGACTTGCTGCACGGCGGCAAGCAGCGTCTCGGCCTGGCTCAGGCTGTCGAATTCGAGGTCGATGATGGCATAGTTCGGGTTGTCGGCCGGCCGCGAAATCTGGACCCGGCGCACGCCCGACCTCTGCCGCAGGTCCGCGAACGTGTCGAACGACGCCTTCCATTGGTCGAACTGTGCGACGGTGTGCTCAATGTGCAGGATGATCATCGGCGGTCTCCTCATTTCTGATGGAGCCTATTGTGCGCGCCGCGATTCGATCCCGCTGTCCCAGATTTCTGGGATTTTCGACTCCTCGCGTGTTCCGTCTCGTTACTCCCAGCGCTCGCTGATCTGGAAGCCGCGCCGGCGCACGTCCTCCATGAAGCGCGTGGCCGGGATGGCTTTTTCCAGCGAGCAGGCACCGGGCGAGACTTCGCCGCGGGCGATGAACTGCGCCATGATCGAAGCGTGCCAGCCCGTCAGGCGTTCCATGGCGGTAAAGTCGGTCGCCTTGTCGTACGTGTCGACCAGCTCGATCACCTGCGAGATATCTTTGCCGTCCTTCTCGCCGGTACCTCTGGCGCGCATCACGCAGATGTCGATCACGCGCCCGGTTTCGACGCTCGGCCCGAGCAGGGCGTGATACACCTGACGCGGGCTGACGGTCAGCTCCGGTGTCACGGTGATCGGTTCCTCACGGAATAACCCCAAATCCTTGAAAGTTCTGAACTGGAGGTAATGCCCCGGATAGCGCAGCGTCTTGTTCTCGTAGACCTGCAGCACGCCTTCGTAGGTATGGGGCACCGTCGATGTGCCGCCCGACGTGACAAAGGCCTCCAGACTGCCGATCCCCTCGAATTCGAGCACCTCCGGCTCGGTCAGCGCATCCACCGGCGTAACCACGCCGCCGCGCAGAAACAGCGCCTGACCGTCATACTCATTGGTCAGACCGTTGATATTGAACGAACACTGATAGCCCCATGGTTCCGGGGGGCTCTGCGGCAGACCCCCGTCCCACAGCCGCACCTCGCGCGGAGTCGCGCCGCGTGCCCTCAGTTGTTCGACGCAGTAGACGCCGAGCGTGTTGTTCATGCCCGGACCCATGCCGCAGTCGGGGACAATCGTGATGCCGGCGGCCCGCGCCTCGTCGTTCATCGCCAACTGCCTGAGCACGGTCTCGGTGTGGCCGCCCAGATCGACCATACTGGTACGCGCTTCGATCGCCGCCCGCGTACAGCCGAGGATGAAGACAAACGGCACCGCGCACAGGAAGACATCAACTGGGCTGAGCAGTTCAACCAGCGCGCTGTGGTCGCGCGCGTCGATCTGCGCGGCGCTGGCCACCGGGCGTCCGATCAGTTGATTGATGCGCTCGGCAGCCCGCGCCGCCAGCTCCCGGTTCGCGTCAACCAGCAGAACGCTGGCCGCGTCGCCCCACTTCGCCATATCATAGGCAGCCGCGACCCCCTGCCGTCCGGCCCCAACGACCGCATACTGATAGTGTCCATCCATTGCGTAACCCCCCTCTGTTCCGGTTATTTCCATCGGCTCGGCTGACGCAGCCCGTCGTTACCGCAGATCACGCGCGCAGGTCATTGTCGTCTGCCCATTGTTCCTGCTGGAAGCAGTTTCTCAAGTAACCTTTGTCCGTCTTTGCCCGCTATATGTCACAGAATTCGGCTCTGATCGGTTGAGGCTACCTTTGAGCCGTTCTCGTCAGGCTTCCAGCGCTGACCGCCCCCGAATCCTTACTCCTGATCCGGCGGTCGGGTGCTACACTGGAGTCAGGCAGACTCGTCTGAAGATTGGAGGCGGCGATGCAGTTTCGGGACCGTAGCGAAGCGGGTTGGCTGCTGGCAAAGCGGCTTCTGGAATACCGCGACCGGCCGGATACCATCGTTCTGGGCGTGCCGCGCGGCGGTGTCCCCGTCGCCTATGAAGTCGCGCAGGCGCTGCATGTGCCGCTTGACGTGATCGTGGTACGCAAGCTGGGCGTGCCGGGGCAGGAGGAACTGGCCTTCGGTGCGATCTCAACCGGCGGCGTGCGCGTCCTCAACCGCCAGATCGTCCGTAATGAGCGCCTCACCGATGCGGAAATCGAAGAGATCGCCGCGCGCGAAACACGCGAACTGGAGCGGCGCGAAGCGGCGTTCCGTGCCGGGCGGCCCGTGCTGGACGTTCGCGGGCAGGTCGTGATCCTCATCGATGACGGCCTGGCAACCGGCGCCTCGATGCGTGCCGCCATCCGGGCGGTCCGCAGGCAGCAGCCCGCGCGTATCGTGATCGCCGTCCCGCTGGCCGCGCCGGATGTC is a genomic window containing:
- a CDS encoding c-type cytochrome, which codes for MTRQMSWMALIGTLMIAAGLGFAVANESGRQAAAAESLQAAMVAEGTDLYAQNCVACHGPNGEGIAAYPPLTNTTAMDAQVIFNTVERGRYNTAMAAFGVEEGGILTGMQIESIVVMLQADTWDTVVTRVAELGKTPPQIAVAEIPAETFALVESLPDGAILSAGLTVYAENCVACHGANGEGSTLAPALNTDELRIRLNDADIARIVQEGVPGTLMSSWANALDASQQQAVVAFVSSWGELNGLGIRLPVVEAAPLDTSPQAVANGQRLFSLLCTQCHGTGGYGSPIAPALNNQTFLNQTPDAAIQQIIAGGVTGTTMPSWGGYLTDADIAAITVYLRSLQPTAPIVAPAQP
- a CDS encoding carboxymuconolactone decarboxylase family protein codes for the protein MSMLQRHQHYSFTELYQALVLGFRSINAFRRQALAPRAERLLDPKFVERLMLAVTEVNGCAVCSYAYTRMALREGIPAEEVQAFISGDPRFIREDEAIAIAFAQHYAETKGKVDRLAYERLVETYGPAKSKVIVAAIQIMMIANIVGLPISALWARLNGHREPGSSLLYELGLPFSANVLWIPSLFHALFNHLSRKEQLTFISNQT
- a CDS encoding helix-turn-helix transcriptional regulator — protein: MKREQLIERTRLEIVRLCHSALDTRTLRAEVLRCLRGVVPFEYAYFTTTDPATQLGTSSVLAEAPPSWCMSVFLENEFLQTDFNKFSEMVRTRQAVGILSESTGYDLARSPRYLEMLRPLAMGDELRAVFVTDDACWATLCLHREQAREGYSAADSAYLAQLVPHIADGLRKAVLLSSAPLAKTVDGPGVLVLAEDLSVVATTAAAEYWLSELTEMEGTPRQMLPVTVRNVVAGLRAVESGLASADSPPKVRLRTRSGHWLVLYASRLRSAGEQRLISVIIEIAQPAEIAPLIMQAYTLTKREGEVTQCVLRGWSTQEIAGRLHISQHTVQDHLKAIFEKVDVGSRGELAARLFTVQHQP
- a CDS encoding saccharopine dehydrogenase NADP-binding domain-containing protein; this encodes MDGHYQYAVVGAGRQGVAAAYDMAKWGDAASVLLVDANRELAARAAERINQLIGRPVASAAQIDARDHSALVELLSPVDVFLCAVPFVFILGCTRAAIEARTSMVDLGGHTETVLRQLAMNDEARAAGITIVPDCGMGPGMNNTLGVYCVEQLRARGATPREVRLWDGGLPQSPPEPWGYQCSFNINGLTNEYDGQALFLRGGVVTPVDALTEPEVLEFEGIGSLEAFVTSGGTSTVPHTYEGVLQVYENKTLRYPGHYLQFRTFKDLGLFREEPITVTPELTVSPRQVYHALLGPSVETGRVIDICVMRARGTGEKDGKDISQVIELVDTYDKATDFTAMERLTGWHASIMAQFIARGEVSPGACSLEKAIPATRFMEDVRRRGFQISERWE
- a CDS encoding phosphoribosyltransferase, which encodes MQFRDRSEAGWLLAKRLLEYRDRPDTIVLGVPRGGVPVAYEVAQALHVPLDVIVVRKLGVPGQEELAFGAISTGGVRVLNRQIVRNERLTDAEIEEIAARETRELERREAAFRAGRPVLDVRGQVVILIDDGLATGASMRAAIRAVRRQQPARIVIAVPLAAPDVRDEFSQLVDDFICLLTPDPFYAVGLWYKDFPQITDIEVRALLTPTPEPC